Proteins encoded together in one Oncorhynchus mykiss isolate Arlee chromosome 7, USDA_OmykA_1.1, whole genome shotgun sequence window:
- the LOC110528011 gene encoding transcription factor HES-5-like — protein sequence MAPTITSAMIYSKEHLTLTNKIRKPVVEKLRRDRINSSIEQLKSLLGPEILNQQSDSKLEKADILEMTVCLLRQQKQYQPVSSSSCSAPVNQGYSRCVQEIVHFLSIDEVKTPSQRKLLSHLLLDFQSLQPFSDKNLRESDLPQLSSPAQHSKEKGPVNSALWRPW from the exons ATGGCGCCTACAATCACTTCAGCCATGATCTACTCTAAGGAGCACCTGACTCTGACAAACAAG ATTAGAAAGCCAGTCGTGGAGAAATTACGCAGAGATCGTATCAACAGCAGCATTGAGCAGCTCAAGTCTCTCCTGGGTCCAGAGATCCTCAACCAGCAGTCTGACTCCAAGCTGGAGAAAGCAGACATCCTGGAGATGACAGTTTGCTTGCTGAGACAACAGAAACAGTACCAGCCAGTGAGCTCATCTTCATGCTCAGCACCTGTCAATCAGGGTTACTCCAGATGTGTCCAAGAGATTGTACACTTCCTGTCCATAGATGAGGTGAAGACACCATCTCAGAGAAAATTGCTGAGCCACTTGCTGCTGGACTTTCAGAGCCTGCAACCATTCTCTGATAAGAACCTAAGGGAGAGTGACCTGCCTCAGCTGAGCTCTCCAGCCCAGCACAGCAAAGAGAAGGGTCCAGTTAACAGCGCCCTCTGGAGGCCCTGGTAG